A genomic region of Cyprinus carpio isolate SPL01 chromosome B13, ASM1834038v1, whole genome shotgun sequence contains the following coding sequences:
- the LOC109100736 gene encoding solute carrier family 66 member 3-like: protein MDGNLTLHLANFSTLFVCMVLKFPQIFALMRARATAGVSLNSLLLELLGFIVFMSYQMFYDYPPVTYLEYPILIAQDVIVLLLILHYNRNMKHSLIYAALFVGGWQLLTVQKWVIDLAMSLCTFISAGSKLAQLQCLWRSKDSGQVSALTWALATYTCLARIFTTIITTGDAQVLIRFVVMSILNMWVTVTVIYYKPHAVKQD, encoded by the exons ATGGACGGCAATTTGACTCTGCATCTGGCGAACTTCAGCACTCTATTCGTGTGTATGGTGCTGAAGTTCCCGCAGATCTTCGCGCTGATGCGGGCCAGAGCCACCGCTGGAGTCAGTCTGAACAGTCTGCTGCTCGAGCTGCTCGG GTTTATAGTGTTCATGTCCTATCAGATGTTTTATGACTACCCACCGGTCACATACCTGGAGTATCCCATCCTCATTGCACAAG ATGTCATTGTGCTCCTGTTAATCCTGCACTACAACAGGAACATGAAACACAGCCTCATATACGCAGCCCT GTTTGTGGGTGGATGGCAGTTGCTTACAGTACAGAAGTGGGTGATTGATCTGGCCATG AGTTTGTGCACTTTCATTAGTGCTGGCAGTAAACTGGCACAGCTTCAGTGTCTGTGGCGCTCAAAGGACTCTGGGCAGGTCAGCGCTCTCACCTGGGCTCTGGCCACATATACATGCCTGG CACGGATCTTCACTACCATCATCACCACAGGAGACGCACAAG TTCTTATACGGTTTGTCGTCATGAGCATTCTGAACATGTGGGTCACAGTCACAGTCATCTACTACAAACCTCATGCAGTGAAGCAGGATTAA